A segment of the Kluyveromyces marxianus DMKU3-1042 DNA, complete genome, chromosome 5 genome:
AGAAAAGCCGCCCTGATACCTTTACTAGAAAAACAACTAGCGTGGCAAGAATATCTCAccattttggaaaatttgGATAAACAAGTTGACCAAGCTTATATCAAACGTATTCGTGCcccaaaaaataaaaagaagaaacaacatACCCCAGGTCCAGAATCTCTTGTATCCGGATCTACTTCACAGGCTGCGATTCAAGCAGCTCATCAACAAGCCGCTAATTCGAGTCTAAAGTCTCTACTGGATAAGAGACAGAGGTGGATTAATAAAATCGGTCCACTATTTGATAAACCTGAAGTAATGAAACGCATTCCCAAAGAAAGTGTGTTCAAAGATATTGatcaagatgaagaagaagaagaagctgatGTTTTCAGTAACAACATAAATGGCAAGGATGAAGAGCTAAATGAAAGTATACaaagcaaagaagaataaactGATGCGGTATAGGCTCTATCCgtacagaagaagaactaagAGAGCTTTTCTGCAACTttttattaaaaataataattaaacAGGAGGTATCTAgatatataaaaacaagTTATTATTTTGGATCCATCCATTAACTTTGTTTCCTTAGTCGCATTATTTACAAGTATGTAGATTTATCTTAATTATTCATGTTATTCTGGACATATGAGAGAGAAGGCACTGTAGTGACATTTCCTAAAGCCACCATAGAGACAGGTTTGTTAAGTAGTCTATAGTTAGCCCACATCACTATGTCGTTTTTCGTAATTTTATTCACCTGTTCAAAGACTTCTTCCGGGGAAAGCCTTCTGCCAGTTGTTACTATTTGTCTTCCAATGTCTTCCGCTATGGCTGTAGTGCCATCCAAAGAAAGTAATAATGATGCCTTTAATCTAGCCTTCGCCCTATTTACTTCCTCTTCAGAAATGTTCCCAGCTTTGATCCTCTTCCAttctttcaagatttcatcaattaTCCGTTTCACATTATGCTGTTGAGAATCAGTCACGATGTACATACCCCATAATCCAGAATCGGCATAAGATGTAGAAAATGACATATAAGAATTTGCCAATGTACCATTTTCGGATGCAGCAACTGCAAGAGGAGAAGGAGAGTTCGTACCTGTCCCCAACGCTCTGTCCCAGTTACCTATGATAGCTTGTGTGCATAAAGCAGTGAAGTAATCAGGTGCTGACCAAGAAACACCTTCAACTGCGAGAGCAATGTGTGTCGTTGGTAAGGTTTCTTCCTTAATTTTTAGCTCATTACCATGAAATACAGGCAATGGGCCTCTTGGAGAACCTAAAGGTACAGGGGTTTCAGATTTTCTAACATGTCCAAAGTACTTCCCAGCATATTCCACTAACTTGTCGTGGTTTACAGCACCTGTCCCAACAAGAACCATTCTGTCACCGGTATAGTGAGTTTCGATGAATTCTTGCAAATCAGTTCTTTGAATACtcttgatgtttttgaTTGGTCCCAAAATAGTTCTACCTAAGGGTTGATCTTTATAAGTTATGGTATGAAGATGGTCAAACACCACCTCATCATACATTTTGTCtacttcttcagattctCTTATAATAACATCTCTTTCCCTTTCAATAGCCTTGGGGTCAAGGACAGACCGTGTCAAAATATCTGCTAAAATGTCAACGGCCTTTGGAATATCTTGCTCTAGAGACTTAGCGTAATAAACGGTATTTTCCCTAGATGTGTAAGCGTTCAAATGGGAACCaacattttcaatttccaaTTCGATGCCAGTTTGAGATCTATTTTTTGTTCCCTTGAAAGCCAAGTGTTCCAAAAAATGAGCTGTCccattattcttttcattctcaGCACGAGATCCGGTGTCCACAAAGATCCCCACGGTCGCTGTATTTGTATTGGGTAAAGTCTCCGAGGCTACAGTAAGACCATTTGGCAATATGGAAGTAACAGTCTTCGACAAGTTTCCGCTTACAGTGGAATAACTTACCTTTGGAATTTTTCTCAAAAAGCTATTTCTGTGGCTAGAAGCGATAGCTCTAAACATATTGCACTATTATTGATTTCCTTAATCCTTAGTTATCGAAAGAACTGTGAAAATTAGAATAAATCTTTGTGCCTATATGTACACTAGCACACTTGATTTAATCCTtttataaatatatattttctataATTTCATTTAAGGCTAGACCGCATTCTATGAAGTAGTTTAATAATCaatacagaaaaaaaaaagctacATGCTACCCGGATtaaaaaatacaataacCACGTGACACTGGTACACTGCTAAATTACATGGGAAGtgtatccgggtaatacaCCACTAGCtgaatgaaaaaatgatatattCCGGGCCTTTCCGAAGGTGGAGTCACGCTTTTTCAAATCCCCGACCTACTCCGAGttgtattattttcaaaaaatgcAGCTAGAACGGAGAAGGGCCTGATCACAAAGAATATCAGGGAGAAAATGGACATTgcattttgaatttgtCCGGAGCCGACCAGGGAGCAGAAAATAAATTTTCAGAGACCGATACTTCACATTAACAATATTGTATTCGTTAAGagtaaatatatatagacaTCGGTAATTGCACATATATTACGGCTCAAGAAGAGAGTGTGTAGAAGATTACAGAAATTGATCATATTTAAGTTATTGTGGGTACTAACCGGAGCTTTCTTTATATCGCCGACCGTCTGACTTGCTCTTGTTTCAATTATACTTTACACAGACTGTTATTGTTGAAGTGAAGACTATACGAACAGCTATCTAGAAGGTCCAAGAACGTTTAACCATAGAATTTACATATTGCACAATGCTTTGCAGAACTATTAAATTGACTCAAACAAGAGCTTTC
Coding sequences within it:
- the MAS1 gene encoding mitochondrial processing peptidase, with amino-acid sequence MFRAIASSHRNSFLRKIPKVSYSTVSGNLSKTVTSILPNGLTVASETLPNTNTATVGIFVDTGSRAENEKNNGTAHFLEHLAFKGTKNRSQTGIELEIENVGSHLNAYTSRENTVYYAKSLEQDIPKAVDILADILTRSVLDPKAIERERDVIIRESEEVDKMYDEVVFDHLHTITYKDQPLGRTILGPIKNIKSIQRTDLQEFIETHYTGDRMVLVGTGAVNHDKLVEYAGKYFGHVRKSETPVPLGSPRGPLPVFHGNELKIKEETLPTTHIALAVEGVSWSAPDYFTALCTQAIIGNWDRALGTGTNSPSPLAVAASENGTLANSYMSFSTSYADSGLWGMYIVTDSQQHNVKRIIDEILKEWKRIKAGNISEEEVNRAKARLKASLLLSLDGTTAIAEDIGRQIVTTGRRLSPEEVFEQVNKITKNDIVMWANYRLLNKPVSMVALGNVTTVPSLSYVQNNMNN